The genomic region GGAAGGAGCTTCAGTTATTGGAAGAGCTTCAGGCGAACAAGTCTTGTGTTGAAACACTATTGCTTGCCTGCTTAATTTTGTTTTCATGCCATCCACCTTCTGACAATATTTGTTGGGTCTGGGATGCGACTGCTGAGTCCTCTGGAGGTGTTGTAGGGCCTTATTCAATGAAGGAAGAagcctgcttgataaccccagtaAAATGCTCTTGAATGCTGCTCTGCtggtgccccccacacacacacacacacaaaaggttgCTTTCTTGGTGATTTTACTTTTGATGATGGTTGTTGATtggtcgctgtgtgtgtgtgtgtgtgtgtgtgtgtgtgtgtgtgtgtgtgtgtgtgtgtgtgtgtgtgtgtgtgtgtgtgtgtgtgtgtgtgtgtgtgcatcagtaaTATTAACAGCCATTtatggggggcagccgtggcctactggttggggcttCGGGCTTGCAACCGAAGGGTTGCCtgttcgatccctgaccagtaggaaaaaatgtgggtgggggaagtggttaaacactgctcttccatgcccacatccacggctgaagtactcttgagcaaggcacctaacccctcactgcttcccaaccgtcactgtagcaaggcagctcactgttccGGGTTAGTGTAATAGTAATACATTTGGAACCGGTATATTTTCATAATTTTGCCCAGTAAATTTAAGGTGACAAAATGGAAGGATGTATTTAATGCATTAATTCTAAGTTCTGTAAAGAAAGAAAATCCACCTTTAAGATACCTTCATTAGCCATAAATTCTTAGCTACAATTTGAAGTTCAGTATCCAGTGAAATTACATCCTTCCTTCTGTGCTCTAGGCAACTTGCTGATTGGTTGGAACAGTTGGGTTGGTCAAACCTACATGTACTTTGTTTCTAATTTACAGCGCCAGGACTGTGTCCAAAGAGTACTTTACAATTTCATTATTAATTCTATGTAGTCAGCTACATGACATTATGCAACAGAACAATATTAACATTTCCCCTAAATATTTCTAGAGTAGACCCTTTTACAGtccaaaataaaaaagacatgTTTTTCTTAGCTGTATTCCACCAAAATATTAATCTTAAAAGTCTATGTGCTACTCCTAAAAAGTTTGACAATCAAAACATGGCAAAGCTCTGGCCATCCAATAATGGCAACACCCATTtctcatactgtacactcacacactcatagaaaTTGCTTTATATTTGTAGTAAAACTAGGCATACTGGATAAACAGTCGTCCACGtctatgaaaaaatatattcatAAAAAAATCTCTGGCCCCAATAATTTCATACGTTGACAGAAGGACAAGCATTGCTACACTGTAAACAAGATGACACATTTTATTCAGAAAAACAATGGCTCAGCACTAACAATCCAACACTTCCTCGAGCAGAGGCAAAGAATAGTGAAATAACCTCAGGCAAGAAAACTGCCATCAAACCACAATATgtaacacaaaaaataaaaacatcttgGCCAGATGATATTATTTCTTAGGACATTATTTGCAATGCATCTAAGCACTTTCTATGACAAGAGAGTTATATCTGAATCTCCTGTAGAAATATCCACAtgaaacacacagatatatatacatgcaaacacacacaaagacctcTGTGCTTTGGCCAAAGCAAATATTATTTGTAAGTCGATGTCAACAGTTGTTTTTGTTCTGTGGTGATAAATGCAATTTGATGACTACAGTTTCTATAATTTGAAAACAGATGGATTCCTATCCTAGCCAATCAAACAAAATTTGCTCTTGTTCATATTTCAATGACACAGTACTATGCAAACTGTATAGAAAAAGGCCCCACAGCAACAGGTGGTGAAATGTTTACAGGCAACTGACCACTCTACTGGCCATCTAACAGCACCTGCGTTTCCACAGTAACCTGTCTCTGCTGATGGAAATTACACTCAGTTCAGAATATTGACTCCTAAGCTTGATTTTGTTCAGAAAGTTCCACTGGCTTTAAAGGGGGAAAAGGCTGTAGCGCTCCTAAAAATGGGGCAGGTGATTGGAGTTGCCTCAGGTCCATGCAGCTGTCCACCTTATTTGAGGCCAAACTGGGGTGAGTCTGAGGAGAGTTTGTTTTAAATTTAAAAGCCACCTTTCGTTCATGTGATGTGACCCCTTTCATTTTTGTCAATGGATGCGATGAAGCAATACAAGCAATGCGATGAAGGTTTTATGCCTTAGTAGATATGGAGAGGGAGCACCATTTTGGACTGAGCTGACAGAAGATGCAGGTGTGTTAGCAAGGCAGCGTATGGCGATGTTGATTTGGCTGTTCTGAGCTGTCCGATCCAGCTGTTGTCTCCCCCATACCTAGTTGACAGTCTAAGCCACTGCTCAGACCACTTCGGTCCAGCGCCTGTGATGGTCCTTATGAGGGCCCGTCTTCACTCACCCTGGGTACAGTTGCTGTAAAGCAGCGCTGGAAGATGCGCTCAGGGTCAGACGCCTGGCTGTCACAGTCCAGCTTACAGGTCTGGAAAAGCTTCCGGATGCCCTGCGGACCAGCAGAAGGAGCCATCCCAGAATTCCTTGGGGCCGCTGTGGATTCTGTATCAATACAAAAGACAAAATAGAATCAGAAAGAAAATCGTTGCACTATTTTCAGACCACAGAGCGACTCCAAAAACTGAATGACGTATAAGATTTTATCTATTTTCCCAAGCAGAGCCATTTTTGCCGAGAAAGTCCCCCGAGTTCTGAatgagaggagggaggacaAGAGGTTGAAGGAAATCCTCCTTTTTATTAAAGTGTACTTCATAAATTCCCCTTGACTATATGACAGACAAATAGCACTACACCAGGACATATTGAGAGTATGAAAACAGATCTTTCAACCAAGTCTCAACTAGACatggaagaaaacacacatattGAGGATTTCTATCAATGACTCGTCTTACATCATTATGCTTACTCTGAACTAACTAATGGCCCACCATTAgaacttttttttgtcacagCTATGAACATCTTTCCATTTACTTCTTACACATCAAAGTGTAAAAAGagtagaaaagaagaaaaaagtccATACCTGGTGCCACCAGGGACAGACCAGTGTCAGGGTGCGTGGGCTTTGTGGCAATGAACAAGTAGCAGAGGACGCACACAGTCACCAGAAAGGCCAGAAGAACAACGGCAGCAATCGACAGACCCACAAGGGCCCCTACACTGTCCCACaggaagtatgtgtgtgcgtgcaagtgcGTGTGAAAGAGAAATAGGTGGGGGGAAATGTACAACAGTTAATTATAGCGCATAGTGCTACCTGAAAGGGTGTCCTGCACTGCCAGTTCACTCCCACTGCTTGGAGATAACACTGCAGTACATCTACAAAGCTATTAAAACACTTGATTTTTTTTGGACATATTTCTGCTCAACTTCCAACCACAACACATGATGACTTTAACTTGGACAGTCTTATTCTCAGTAAACACCCAAACCAATGCTACTAACTTTCTGGTGAGGACATTCTTGACAAACTTATCACAGATGTAACCATAAAATCAGTTTTTACTGATGATGGGTCAGTATGGCAGACATCAGTTAAAAGGTTTTGGCTGTCATGTTCAATCACCACTTctggtttaaaaaaaattacCTGACCACAAAGCTATTTTTATAG from Alosa alosa isolate M-15738 ecotype Scorff River chromosome 1, AALO_Geno_1.1, whole genome shotgun sequence harbors:
- the LOC125305829 gene encoding protein shisa-like-2A, which gives rise to MSTVCSSYYNATNVYVNGFSCPRPENDAQAIFCCGFIDIKYCCDDPNGFFPYEYGYMWWLSVGALVGLSIAAVVLLAFLVTVCVLCYLFIATKPTHPDTGLSLVAPESTAAPRNSGMAPSAGPQGIRKLFQTCKLDCDSQASDPERIFQRCFTATVPRVSEDGPS